A part of Brassica rapa cultivar Chiifu-401-42 chromosome A05, CAAS_Brap_v3.01, whole genome shotgun sequence genomic DNA contains:
- the LOC103849623 gene encoding ammonium transporter 1 member 1, protein MSGSLSCSAADLAVLLGPNATAAADYICGQLSTVNNKFTDVAFAVDNTYLLFSAYLVFSMQLGFAMLCAGSVRAKNTMNIMLTNVLDAAAGGLFYYLFGYAFAFGSPSNGFIGKHNFGLKDFPSASADYSNFLYQWAFAIAAAGITSGSIAERTQFVAYLIYSSFLTGFVYPVVSHWFWSADGWASPFRTDGDLLFSTGAIDFAGSGVVHMVGGIAGLWGALIEGPRLGRFDNGGRAIALRGHSASLVVLGTFLLWFGWYGFNPGSFNKILVTYESGTINGQWSAVGRTAVTTTLAGCTAALTTLFGKRLLSGHWNVSDVCNGLLGGFAAITGGCSVVEPWAAIICGFVAALVLLGCNKLAEKLKYDDPLEAAQLHGGCGAWGLIFTALFAREKYLNQIYGEKPGRPHGLFMGGGGKLLGAQLIQILVITGWVSATMGTLFFILKKMKLLRISAEDEMAGMDMTRHGGFAYMYYDDDESHKAIQLRKVEHRSPSPSGVTTTSV, encoded by the coding sequence ATGTCGGGATCTTTATCTTGCTCTGCTGCCGACCTCGCAGTCTTGTTAGGCCCTAATGCCACGGCTGCAGCTGACTACATCTGCGGCCAACTTAGCACCGTTAACAACAAATTTACCGACGTTGCTTTCGCCGTAGACAACACATACCTTCTCTTCTCCGCTTACCTCGTCTTCTCTATGCAACTGGGCTTCGCTATGCTCTGCGCTGGCTCTGTAAGAGCCAAGAACACGATGAACATCATGCTTACCAACGTCCTTGACGCTGCAGCTGGAGGTCTCTTCTATTATCTTTTCGGTTACGCCTTTGCCTTTGGATCTCCCTCAAACGGCTTCATCGGAAAACACAACTTTGGTCTCAAGGACTTTCCTTCAGCCTCCGCCGACTACTCTAACTTTCTATACCAATGGGCTTTTGCTATCGCCGCTGCCGGAATCACCAGCGGCTCCATCGCTGAACGGACTCAGTTTGTTGCATACCTGATCTATTCATCCTTCTTAACAGGCTTTGTTTACCCAGTTGTTTCTCACTGGTTCTGGTCTGCTGATGGGTGGGCTAGTCCTTTTAGGACCGACGGAGATCTACTTTTCAGCACAGGAGCAATCGATTTCGCTGGCTCGGGTGTTGTTCACATGGTTGGAGGCATCGCTGGTCTATGGGGTGCGTTGATCGAAGGTCCACGACTTGGTCGGTTTGATAACGGTGGACGAGCTATAGCCCTACGTGGCCACTCGGCCTCACTAGTTGTCCTTGGAACATTCCTCCTTTGGTTTGGATGGTATGGATTCAACCCTGGTTCCTTCAACAAGATCCTCGTCACTTATGAATCAGGCACGATCAACGGGCAGTGGAGCGCTGTCGGACGGACTGCTGTCACAACCACTTTAGCTGGCTGCACTGCGGCGCTCACAACCCTCTTCGGGAAACGTCTTCTCTCGGGACACTGGAACGTTAGTGACGTATGCAACGGCCTCCTTGGAGGGTTTGCAGCTATAACCGGTGGCTGCTCGGTCGTAGAGCCTTGGGCGGCGATCATCTGCGGGTTCGTAGCGGCCCTGGTACTCCTTGGGTGCAACAAGCTCGCGGAGAAACTCAAATACGATGACCCGCTCGAGGCAGCCCAGTTACACGGTGGGTGCGGAGCCTGGGGGCTAATATTTACTGCACTTTTTGCTAGAGAAAAGTACTTGAACCAGATCTACGGCGAGAAGCCCGGAAGGCCCCACGGTTTGTTCATGGGCGGTGGAGGAAAACTGCTTGGGGCTCAGCTTATTCAAATACTTGTTATCACAGGTTGGGTAAGTGCGACCATGGGAACGCTTTTCTTCATcctcaagaaaatgaaactgTTGCGTATATCTGCTGAGGATGAGATGGCCGGTATGGATATGACCAGGCATGGTGGCTTTGCTTACATGtactatgatgatgatgagtctCACAAGGCCATTCAGCTAAGGAAAGTTGAGCATAGATCTCCTTCACCTTCGGGTGTTACTACCACTTCTGTttga